A region from the Sandaracinus amylolyticus genome encodes:
- a CDS encoding SixA phosphatase family protein: protein MPILVVRHGEAMAAHGNDEERVLSLRGRDEARAIASALSLRGMVPAMMIASPLVRAVQTAELLAQGLGYAGLISVDRAFEPHGDALRAEHLLTSVPGLVVAVSHEPFVRVITARLTGQASVKSFRTAECALIDGGRVVLRLDPDTA from the coding sequence ATGCCGATCCTGGTGGTGCGTCACGGCGAGGCGATGGCCGCGCACGGAAACGACGAAGAGCGCGTGCTCTCGCTGCGTGGTCGCGACGAGGCGCGCGCGATCGCGAGCGCGCTCTCGCTACGCGGGATGGTGCCCGCGATGATGATCGCGAGCCCGCTCGTGCGCGCGGTGCAGACCGCGGAGCTGCTCGCGCAGGGGCTCGGCTACGCCGGGCTGATCAGCGTCGATCGTGCCTTCGAGCCCCACGGTGACGCGCTGCGCGCCGAGCACCTGCTCACGAGCGTGCCGGGGCTCGTCGTCGCGGTGTCGCACGAGCCCTTCGTGCGCGTGATCACCGCGCGACTGACGGGACAGGCGTCGGTGAAGTCGTTCCGCACCGCGGAGTGCGCGCTGATCGACGGCGGGCGCGTGGTGCTGCGGCTCGACCCCGACACGGCGTGA
- a CDS encoding NAD-dependent epimerase/dehydratase family protein — MKILVTGATGKVGSRLARRLASRGDDVRALVRDPSRAASLREHGVELVQGDLLDVASLDAAVHGVDAVVHCAAFFRGATPEQAHAVNDLGTQHLATAARGASVRRFVFTSTGLVYGANGGRHAREDDPCTPAAGYPASKLAAERALFAIEGLDVRVLRLPFVYGDGDPHVEEVVPMMRGFLPTQRMSLGHHADVAQAVARVLDARSPSHRVYNVVDDEAPDLATLFASVGAPPPDGSAAEAARAFEMLLDGRRLRDDLGFRPAYPRLQDAIAAGAA, encoded by the coding sequence ATGAAGATCCTCGTCACCGGAGCGACCGGAAAGGTCGGAAGTCGCCTCGCTCGCCGCCTCGCCTCGCGAGGCGACGACGTTCGCGCGCTCGTGCGCGATCCGAGCCGTGCCGCGTCGCTGCGCGAGCACGGCGTGGAGCTGGTGCAGGGCGACCTGCTCGACGTCGCGTCTCTCGACGCCGCGGTGCACGGCGTCGACGCGGTCGTGCACTGCGCCGCCTTCTTCCGCGGTGCGACCCCGGAGCAGGCGCATGCCGTCAACGACCTCGGCACGCAGCACCTCGCGACCGCCGCACGCGGCGCGTCGGTGAGGCGCTTCGTGTTCACGAGCACCGGGCTCGTGTACGGCGCGAACGGCGGGCGCCACGCGCGCGAGGACGATCCGTGCACGCCGGCAGCGGGATATCCGGCGAGCAAGCTCGCCGCCGAGCGTGCGCTCTTCGCGATCGAGGGCCTCGATGTCCGCGTGCTCCGTCTCCCGTTCGTCTACGGCGACGGCGATCCCCACGTCGAGGAAGTGGTCCCGATGATGCGCGGCTTCCTGCCGACGCAGCGCATGTCGCTCGGTCACCACGCCGACGTCGCGCAGGCGGTCGCGCGCGTCCTCGACGCGCGGTCGCCGTCGCACCGCGTCTACAACGTCGTCGACGACGAGGCGCCCGATCTCGCCACGCTGTTCGCGTCGGTCGGCGCGCCGCCGCCCGACGGCTCGGCGGCCGAGGCCGCGCGTGCGTTCGAGATGCTGCTCGATGGCCGACGACTCCGCGACGACCTCGGCTTCCGCCCGGCGTACCCGCGCCTCCAGGACGCGATCGCCGCCGGCGCGGCGTGA
- a CDS encoding winged helix-turn-helix transcriptional regulator, producing the protein MSQVRTKTAGTIKKGSKRGDDQRSNCAVEATLGVIGGRWKGVVLYWLLGGKLRFGELRRRVPNCSERMLTLQLRELEEDGLVSRTVYAEVPPRVEYELTAFGRSLEPILLGMREWGERYKRRLT; encoded by the coding sequence ATGTCGCAAGTACGTACAAAGACCGCCGGTACTATCAAGAAGGGAAGTAAGCGCGGCGACGATCAGCGCTCGAACTGCGCGGTCGAGGCGACGCTCGGCGTGATCGGCGGGCGCTGGAAGGGCGTGGTGCTCTACTGGCTGCTCGGCGGGAAGCTGCGGTTCGGCGAGCTGCGCCGCCGCGTACCGAACTGCTCGGAGCGCATGCTCACGCTGCAGCTCCGCGAGCTCGAGGAGGACGGGCTCGTCTCGCGCACCGTCTACGCCGAGGTCCCGCCGCGCGTGGAGTACGAGCTCACGGCGTTCGGTCGCAGCCTCGAGCCGATCCTGCTCGGCATGCGCGAGTGGGGCGAGCGCTACAAGCGCCGCCTGACGTGA
- a CDS encoding serine/threonine-protein kinase, with protein sequence MEAAERSELRGRILDGRYLVGEVLGIGGTAVVFEAERIDDGADVVVKTLRPIFVDNPDLVRRLRREGEVARTVAHPGIVPVIDEGVLPDGSPYLVLERVRGECMARLLRRVGTLAPEVVGAIVMRVATILHAAHAHGYVHRDVKPEHIVMDRDVDGSLRVRLLDFGVCASDRAPADERQREVGRVFGTPSYVSPEQASGDPDVDARADVFGMGVVMFEALTGRLPFTGSNVANLLRRIIREDAPRAGLIRHDLDFAWDEFVARAMARVQDDRFPTMRALARGVAPLVGDRRIAESRLLALLESRGIAADGERTRPDTAAIRAA encoded by the coding sequence ATGGAAGCAGCGGAGCGTTCGGAGCTGCGGGGAAGGATCCTGGACGGCCGCTATCTCGTCGGCGAGGTCCTCGGGATCGGCGGCACCGCGGTGGTCTTCGAGGCAGAGCGCATCGACGACGGCGCGGACGTCGTCGTCAAGACGCTGCGCCCGATCTTCGTCGACAACCCCGACCTCGTGCGCCGCCTGCGCCGCGAGGGCGAGGTCGCGCGCACCGTCGCGCACCCCGGCATCGTGCCGGTGATCGACGAGGGCGTGCTCCCCGACGGCTCGCCCTACCTCGTGCTCGAGCGCGTGCGCGGCGAGTGCATGGCGCGCCTGCTGCGTCGCGTCGGCACGCTCGCGCCCGAGGTGGTCGGCGCGATCGTCATGCGCGTCGCGACGATCCTCCACGCCGCGCACGCCCACGGCTACGTGCACCGCGACGTGAAGCCCGAGCACATCGTGATGGATCGCGACGTCGACGGATCGCTGCGCGTGCGGCTCCTCGACTTCGGCGTGTGCGCGTCGGATCGCGCGCCCGCCGACGAGCGACAGCGCGAGGTCGGTCGGGTGTTCGGCACGCCGAGCTACGTCTCGCCCGAGCAGGCGTCGGGTGATCCCGACGTCGACGCGCGCGCCGACGTGTTCGGCATGGGCGTGGTGATGTTCGAGGCGCTCACCGGGCGTCTTCCGTTCACGGGATCGAACGTCGCGAACCTGCTGCGCCGCATCATCCGCGAGGACGCGCCGCGCGCCGGGCTCATCCGCCACGATCTCGACTTCGCGTGGGACGAATTCGTCGCCCGTGCGATGGCGCGCGTGCAGGACGATCGGTTCCCGACGATGCGCGCGCTCGCGCGCGGCGTCGCGCCGCTGGTCGGCGATCGACGCATCGCCGAGAGCCGCCTGCTCGCGCTGCTCGAGTCGCGTGGCATCGCCGCCGACGGCGAGCGCACGCGGCCCGACACCGCGGCGATCCGCGCGGCCTGA
- a CDS encoding cytochrome-c peroxidase produces MTRVWMCLAATVVIGCGSSSEESAERAAPAPQQAATTAIPDPAPAQALGGIQALPEARFERREALLGRALFHDPRLSGDGSVACVTCHQLEHGGAEPRRTSIGIGGQVGPINSPPVLNAALNFVQFWDGRAPDLETQCAGPITNPLEMGSSWDRVLSVIQNDPTYAAEFAAVFGGERPISQENVQSAIAEYERMLITPGRFDRFVRGDASALTDEERRGYALFVSVGCTACHTGPNLGGTMYQRMGLVRDYFQDVGRPLTEADMGCYNVTHDEADRHRFKVPTLRNVALTAPYLHDGSQATLPEVVRVMGRYQLGRELSDEQVRSIVAFLNSLSGEVPRDAFPETPTATPSAPPPPDSETPPAERPSSEAPTAR; encoded by the coding sequence ATGACGCGTGTGTGGATGTGCCTCGCCGCGACCGTCGTGATCGGCTGCGGCTCGTCTTCGGAGGAGAGCGCCGAGCGAGCCGCGCCTGCGCCGCAGCAGGCTGCGACGACGGCGATCCCCGATCCCGCGCCGGCCCAGGCGCTCGGCGGGATCCAAGCGCTGCCCGAGGCGCGGTTCGAGCGGCGCGAGGCGCTGCTCGGCCGCGCGCTCTTCCACGATCCGCGCTTGTCCGGTGATGGCTCGGTCGCGTGCGTCACGTGCCATCAGCTCGAGCACGGCGGCGCCGAGCCGCGGCGCACGTCGATCGGGATCGGCGGTCAGGTCGGCCCGATCAACTCGCCGCCGGTGCTGAACGCGGCGCTCAACTTCGTGCAGTTCTGGGACGGACGCGCGCCCGATCTCGAGACGCAGTGCGCGGGGCCGATCACGAACCCGCTCGAGATGGGCTCGAGCTGGGATCGTGTGCTCTCCGTCATCCAGAACGATCCGACGTACGCGGCGGAGTTCGCGGCGGTGTTCGGCGGCGAGCGCCCGATCTCGCAGGAGAACGTGCAGAGCGCGATCGCCGAGTACGAGCGCATGTTGATCACGCCGGGTCGCTTCGACCGCTTCGTGCGCGGCGACGCGAGCGCGCTGACCGACGAGGAGCGTCGCGGCTACGCGCTCTTCGTGAGCGTCGGGTGCACCGCGTGCCACACCGGACCGAACCTCGGCGGCACGATGTACCAGCGCATGGGCCTGGTGCGCGACTACTTCCAGGACGTCGGGAGGCCGCTCACCGAGGCCGACATGGGCTGTTACAACGTCACGCACGACGAAGCGGATCGTCATCGCTTCAAGGTGCCGACGCTGCGCAACGTCGCGCTCACCGCGCCGTACCTGCACGACGGATCGCAGGCGACGTTGCCCGAGGTGGTGCGCGTGATGGGCCGCTACCAGCTCGGCCGCGAGCTGAGCGACGAGCAGGTGCGCTCGATCGTCGCGTTCCTGAACTCGCTGAGCGGCGAGGTCCCGCGCGACGCGTTCCCGGAGACGCCCACCGCGACCCCGAGCGCGCCGCCACCGCCCGACAGCGAGACTCCGCCCGCCGAGCGCCCGAGCAGCGAAGCGCCGACCGCGCGGTGA
- a CDS encoding zinc-dependent alcohol dehydrogenase family protein, producing MKAYELRPAPENDALVLTDRPSPPLGARDVRVRVRAASLNYRDLIVRRNAKSRKASVVPLSDGAGEVIEVGAEVTRWKIGDRVAASFFPTWQSGLLSDFHHANALGGGRDGMLAEEVVLDESAWVAIPSHLSFEQASTLPCAAVTAWHALFETTHVVAPGDVVLVQGTGGVSVFALQLAKAAGAQVILTSKSAEKRERARALGADHVIDYVAEPKWGERAKALTGGRGVDLAVEVGGPGTFDQSVASLRYGGTMGLIGVLTGTRGEIDTYALFHKALRVAGVYVGSVAMFEALSRALEAAKIEPVIDRVVPWRDAREAYARLASGEHFGKVVLAID from the coding sequence ATGAAGGCCTACGAGCTCCGTCCCGCCCCCGAGAACGACGCGCTGGTGCTCACCGATCGACCCTCGCCGCCGCTCGGCGCGCGCGACGTGCGGGTGCGGGTGCGCGCGGCCTCGCTCAACTATCGCGACCTGATCGTCCGCCGGAACGCGAAGAGCAGGAAGGCGTCGGTCGTGCCGCTCTCCGACGGCGCCGGCGAGGTGATCGAGGTCGGCGCGGAGGTCACGCGATGGAAGATCGGCGATCGCGTCGCGGCGTCGTTCTTCCCCACCTGGCAGAGCGGGCTGCTCTCCGACTTCCATCACGCGAACGCGCTCGGCGGTGGGCGCGACGGGATGCTCGCGGAGGAGGTCGTGCTCGACGAGTCGGCGTGGGTCGCGATCCCGTCGCACCTCTCGTTCGAGCAGGCCTCGACGCTGCCGTGCGCAGCGGTGACGGCGTGGCACGCGCTCTTCGAGACCACGCACGTGGTCGCGCCGGGCGACGTGGTGCTCGTGCAGGGCACCGGCGGCGTCTCGGTGTTCGCGCTGCAGCTCGCGAAGGCCGCGGGCGCGCAGGTGATCCTCACGTCGAAGAGCGCGGAGAAGCGCGAGCGGGCGCGCGCGCTGGGCGCCGATCACGTGATCGACTACGTCGCGGAGCCGAAGTGGGGAGAGCGCGCGAAGGCGCTCACCGGCGGACGCGGCGTGGACCTCGCCGTCGAGGTCGGTGGGCCCGGCACGTTCGACCAGTCCGTCGCCTCGCTGCGCTACGGCGGCACGATGGGCCTGATCGGCGTGCTCACCGGGACGCGCGGCGAGATCGACACGTACGCGCTCTTCCACAAGGCGCTGCGCGTCGCGGGTGTGTACGTGGGCTCGGTCGCGATGTTCGAGGCACTGAGCCGCGCGCTCGAGGCGGCGAAGATCGAGCCGGTGATCGATCGTGTGGTCCCGTGGCGCGACGCGCGCGAGGCGTACGCGCGGCTCGCGAGCGGAGAGCACTTCGGGAAGGTCGTGCTCGCGATCGACTGA
- a CDS encoding helix-turn-helix domain-containing protein encodes MHVDRRSLAPSSAPTASVVDALLVHEPEADAPHVLIPRAEIEIIVRFGPTARRGIDAHALGARERVRRKVVRGTHRSVSARLRLGASEAVLGVPASEIAGRVVALEDLWGEAAARHLFERLAASRDALEAATILDAAIAERVRTDARPCSRLALDAAAKLRDASSVGANVQDVADELGVTARHLRRVFRDAFGIAPKAFAKLARFHRALGAARSDDRVAWATIAARAGYCDQAHLIAEFRAIAGAPPRALIGELGSAASIG; translated from the coding sequence ATGCACGTCGATCGCCGATCTCTCGCTCCGAGCAGCGCGCCGACCGCATCGGTCGTCGACGCGTTGCTCGTGCACGAGCCCGAGGCGGACGCGCCGCACGTGCTGATCCCGCGCGCCGAGATCGAGATCATCGTCCGCTTCGGCCCCACCGCGCGGAGAGGGATCGACGCACACGCGCTCGGCGCGAGGGAGCGCGTTCGTCGCAAGGTCGTGCGCGGGACGCACCGCAGCGTGAGCGCGCGCCTTCGTCTGGGCGCGTCCGAGGCCGTGCTCGGCGTGCCCGCGTCGGAGATCGCAGGACGCGTCGTCGCGCTCGAGGATCTCTGGGGCGAGGCCGCGGCGCGCCACCTGTTCGAGCGGCTCGCCGCGTCGCGCGACGCGCTCGAGGCCGCGACGATCCTCGATGCCGCGATCGCCGAGCGCGTGCGGACCGATGCGCGGCCGTGCTCGCGTCTCGCGCTCGACGCCGCGGCGAAGCTGCGCGACGCGTCCTCCGTCGGTGCGAACGTACAGGACGTGGCGGACGAGCTCGGCGTGACCGCGCGCCACCTCCGCCGCGTGTTCCGCGACGCGTTCGGGATCGCGCCGAAGGCGTTCGCGAAGCTCGCGCGCTTCCACCGCGCGCTCGGTGCTGCGCGCTCGGACGATCGCGTCGCCTGGGCGACGATCGCGGCCCGCGCCGGCTACTGCGATCAGGCGCACCTGATCGCCGAATTCCGCGCGATCGCGGGCGCGCCTCCGCGCGCGCTGATCGGCGAGCTCGGGTCGGCCGCGTCGATCGGCTGA